From a region of the bacterium genome:
- a CDS encoding carboxyl transferase domain-containing protein — protein sequence MAARRRFEELDARRLELQAGGGPDKIRRQHDQGKLTARERLALLYDEDTFVEFGLWVKHNCAELAGKSFPADGVVTGKGEVMGRPVFAFSQDFTVGGGAVGEVHAAKIVEMLATALKCGVPVVGFNDGGGARIQEGVNALSAYGKIFYHNTLISGVVPQISVVAGPCAGGAAYSPALTDFIIMVDGTSHMFIAGPEVIKAATGEVISDEDLGGARAHMQIAGNIHFVAADEQEAVGIVKALLTYLPQNNMETPPSRHFDGTVVDDEAMDWIIPDDPRAAYDVKEVITRLVDDGVFLEVQKDFAANLVVGFAHLGGLAVGIVANQPMVMAGVLNIDAADKGARFIRTCNIYNIPLITLVDVPG from the coding sequence ATGGCGGCACGGCGACGTTTCGAGGAACTCGATGCGCGGCGCCTGGAGCTTCAGGCCGGAGGCGGCCCGGACAAGATCCGGCGCCAGCACGACCAGGGCAAGCTCACGGCGCGCGAACGGCTGGCCCTGCTCTACGACGAGGACACCTTCGTCGAGTTCGGGCTCTGGGTGAAGCACAACTGCGCCGAGCTGGCGGGCAAGTCGTTCCCGGCCGACGGCGTGGTCACGGGCAAGGGCGAGGTCATGGGCCGGCCCGTGTTCGCCTTCTCGCAGGACTTCACCGTCGGCGGCGGCGCCGTCGGCGAGGTGCACGCGGCGAAGATCGTCGAGATGCTGGCCACCGCGCTGAAGTGCGGCGTGCCGGTCGTCGGCTTCAACGACGGCGGCGGCGCGCGCATCCAGGAGGGCGTCAACGCGCTCTCCGCCTACGGCAAGATCTTCTACCACAACACGCTCATCTCGGGCGTGGTGCCGCAGATCTCGGTGGTGGCGGGCCCCTGCGCCGGCGGCGCGGCCTACTCGCCCGCGCTCACCGACTTCATCATCATGGTCGACGGCACCTCGCACATGTTCATCGCCGGGCCCGAGGTGATCAAGGCCGCCACCGGCGAGGTCATCTCCGACGAGGACCTCGGCGGCGCGCGCGCCCACATGCAGATCGCCGGCAACATCCACTTCGTGGCCGCCGACGAGCAGGAAGCCGTCGGGATCGTCAAGGCGCTGCTGACCTACCTGCCGCAGAACAACATGGAGACGCCGCCGTCGCGGCACTTCGACGGCACCGTCGTCGACGATGAGGCGATGGACTGGATCATCCCCGACGACCCCCGCGCCGCCTACGACGTTAAGGAGGTCATCACCCGTCTGGTGGACGACGGCGTGTTCCTGGAGGTCCAGAAGGACTTCGCGGCGAACCTGGTCGTCGGCTTCGCGCACCTCGGCGGTCTGGCCGTGGGCATCGTCGCCAATCAGCCCATGGTCATGGCGGGCGTGCTGAACATCGACGCCGCCGACAAGGGCGCGCGGTTCATCCGCACCTGCAACATCTACAACATCCCGCTGATCACGCTGGTGGACGTGCCCGGCTT
- a CDS encoding choice-of-anchor J domain-containing protein, with amino-acid sequence MKKWTTILVITLTCLAAATAIAGQESKDQRLDLKSFLDMNRTHGPAYSSRSPLLGSRSLFEGFEDGVIPAGWTAGVTNPSRTWSVSGATSTGALEGSYCAFVGYDLTNFQDETISFNQTVDVSAGSSVLSFWMAGSRTDSWSGNVAETVEVDGLTVFDFDSATDAQYAWQKFFVDLGAYDGQTVTISFRYRGVDGDLHVLDAVTVDDGTGYDVPPPPPAPDNDLCAGAVDLQEQSLTVFELDLCLYADDYSPGVYGASCTGWSAEGPDATYKIHLGQGDSFTVCESPTGEYIDLALYAVTDCADAAATCLAGDDSGNPECISFVAPASGWYYLIVDAYSGCGQVTVTIDSPVANENESWGSVKAIYR; translated from the coding sequence GCGTCTCGACCTGAAGAGCTTCCTGGACATGAACCGCACGCACGGGCCGGCGTATTCCAGCCGTTCGCCCCTGCTTGGCAGCCGTTCGCTGTTCGAGGGCTTCGAGGACGGCGTGATCCCCGCCGGCTGGACGGCCGGCGTCACCAACCCGTCCCGCACCTGGAGCGTCAGCGGCGCGACCTCGACCGGCGCGCTCGAGGGCAGCTACTGCGCCTTCGTGGGCTACGACCTGACGAACTTCCAGGACGAGACGATCTCGTTCAACCAGACCGTCGACGTGTCGGCGGGATCGTCGGTGCTGAGCTTCTGGATGGCCGGCAGCCGCACCGATTCCTGGTCGGGGAACGTGGCCGAGACCGTCGAAGTCGACGGCCTGACCGTCTTCGACTTCGACAGCGCCACCGACGCGCAGTACGCCTGGCAGAAGTTCTTCGTCGACCTGGGCGCCTACGACGGCCAGACCGTGACGATCTCCTTCCGCTACCGGGGCGTCGACGGCGACCTGCACGTGCTGGACGCCGTGACGGTCGACGACGGCACCGGCTACGACGTGCCGCCGCCGCCGCCGGCCCCGGACAACGACCTGTGCGCCGGCGCCGTCGACCTGCAGGAGCAGAGCCTGACGGTCTTCGAGCTCGACCTGTGCCTCTACGCCGACGACTACTCGCCCGGCGTGTACGGCGCCAGCTGCACCGGCTGGAGCGCCGAAGGCCCCGACGCGACCTACAAGATCCACCTGGGCCAGGGCGACAGCTTCACGGTCTGCGAGTCGCCGACCGGCGAGTACATCGACCTGGCGCTCTACGCCGTCACCGACTGCGCGGACGCCGCGGCGACCTGCCTGGCCGGCGACGACAGCGGCAACCCCGAGTGCATCAGCTTCGTGGCCCCGGCCTCGGGCTGGTACTACCTGATCGTGGACGCCTACAGCGGCTGCGGCCAGGTCACCGTCACCATCGACTCGCCCGTGGCCAACGAGAACGAGTCGTGGGGGTCGGTCAAGGCCATCTACAGGTAA